The following proteins come from a genomic window of Flavobacterium crocinum:
- a CDS encoding (Fe-S)-binding protein: MSYLDNILFAILLIVGFGFFAASVKKIIRNINLGVDVDRKDNPKARWKNMALIALGQSKMVRRPVAGILHIFVYVGFIIINIELLEIIIDGLFGTHRIFAPYLGVVYDVLIASFEILAILVIFSVTVFWIRRNVIRLKRFINSDLNGFPKSDANYILYFETVLMILFLLMNAADLHLQNVPGGYSHFHKAGSYPISQFIAPIFNGTSNELVGLLFEVFWWLHIAGILVFMNYLYFSKHLHILLAFPNTYFANLKPEGQFDNLASVTKEVKLMMDPNADPFAAAPVDENATPSKFGASDVQDLNWVQLLNAYTCTECGRCTSSCPANQTGKKLSPRKIMMDTRDRLTEVGKNIDANKGVFVPDNKSLLNDYITPEELWACTSCNACVEECPVNISPLSIIMDMRRYLVMEQSAAPMSLNAMMTNIENNGAPWQYSQQDRLNWKNEN, from the coding sequence ATGAGTTATTTAGATAATATTTTATTTGCCATACTTCTTATAGTTGGTTTCGGCTTTTTTGCAGCGAGCGTGAAAAAGATTATTCGAAACATTAATCTGGGAGTTGATGTAGATCGAAAAGATAATCCTAAAGCTCGTTGGAAAAACATGGCTTTGATTGCACTTGGGCAGTCAAAAATGGTGAGACGCCCTGTTGCCGGAATACTGCATATTTTTGTATATGTAGGTTTTATAATTATTAATATTGAATTATTAGAAATTATTATTGATGGACTTTTTGGAACACATAGAATTTTTGCGCCTTATTTAGGTGTGGTTTATGATGTTTTGATTGCTTCATTTGAGATACTGGCGATACTTGTAATTTTTTCTGTTACTGTTTTCTGGATCAGAAGAAATGTTATTCGTCTAAAACGTTTTATCAATTCTGACTTAAACGGATTTCCAAAAAGCGATGCAAATTATATTTTGTATTTCGAGACCGTTTTAATGATTTTGTTCTTATTGATGAATGCTGCTGATTTGCATTTGCAGAATGTTCCGGGTGGTTATTCTCATTTTCATAAAGCAGGAAGTTATCCAATAAGCCAATTTATTGCGCCTATTTTTAATGGTACATCAAACGAATTGGTTGGACTTTTATTTGAAGTTTTCTGGTGGTTGCATATTGCAGGTATTTTGGTTTTTATGAACTATTTGTACTTTTCAAAACATTTGCATATTCTTTTGGCTTTCCCAAATACCTATTTTGCAAACTTGAAACCGGAAGGTCAGTTTGATAATTTAGCTTCGGTTACAAAAGAGGTTAAGTTGATGATGGATCCTAATGCTGATCCGTTTGCTGCAGCGCCTGTTGATGAAAATGCGACTCCTTCTAAATTTGGCGCAAGTGATGTTCAGGATTTAAACTGGGTGCAATTATTAAATGCTTATACTTGTACAGAGTGTGGCCGTTGTACATCTTCTTGTCCGGCAAATCAAACAGGAAAAAAATTGTCTCCTCGTAAAATTATGATGGATACAAGAGATCGTTTAACTGAAGTTGGTAAAAATATTGATGCCAATAAAGGAGTTTTTGTTCCAGATAATAAATCACTTTTAAACGATTATATCACACCAGAAGAATTATGGGCTTGTACATCTTGTAACGCTTGTGTGGAAGAATGTCCAGTAAATATTAGTCCGTTATCTATTATTATGGATATGCGTCGTTACTTGGTTATGGAGCAAAGTGCTGCGCCAATGTCATTAAATGCCATGATGACGAACATAGAAAATAATGGAGCACCTTGGCAGTATAGCCAACAAGACCGATTAAATTGGAAAAACGAGAACTAG
- a CDS encoding MlaD family protein, giving the protein MKLTREIKTAILVIVSILLFIWGYSFLKGKDLFTNYTILYAEYDNVEDLSLSAPVTLNGLAIGKVNKITIDEVTGKLLVELQLKTDFPITKTSTATIYSPSLIAGKQIKIVPNFADKELAEDGQKLASTVELGLTESLGGKIEPIQQKLDKMLVNIDVLVTGLNNTLDKNTQENLKKTIAELSQTMTQFHKASGSLNNILDTNKGQINGMVSNFNKVSNNFNKISDSLNKADLGKTVRNLNQMLAKVDALMANLNSGKGTAGKLLNDEALYNNLTKTSKELELLLQDVRLYPTRYVNVSLFGKKNKPYVAPTEETNSTDKK; this is encoded by the coding sequence TTGAAACTAACAAGAGAAATTAAAACGGCTATATTAGTCATCGTATCGATTTTATTATTTATTTGGGGATATAGTTTTTTAAAAGGCAAAGATCTTTTTACAAATTATACCATTTTATATGCCGAATATGATAATGTTGAAGATTTGTCACTTTCAGCACCAGTTACCTTAAACGGACTAGCGATTGGTAAAGTAAATAAAATCACAATTGACGAAGTAACAGGGAAATTATTAGTTGAACTTCAATTAAAAACAGATTTTCCAATTACCAAAACAAGTACGGCTACAATTTATTCTCCAAGCTTAATTGCAGGAAAACAGATTAAAATTGTTCCAAATTTTGCTGATAAAGAATTGGCAGAAGATGGACAAAAATTAGCATCGACTGTAGAGCTTGGATTAACAGAATCTTTAGGAGGTAAAATTGAGCCAATTCAGCAGAAACTTGATAAAATGCTTGTCAATATTGATGTTCTGGTTACAGGATTGAATAATACTTTAGATAAAAATACACAGGAAAATCTAAAGAAAACAATTGCTGAATTAAGTCAGACCATGACACAGTTTCATAAAGCTTCCGGAAGTCTAAACAATATTTTAGATACTAATAAAGGGCAGATTAATGGAATGGTTTCGAATTTTAATAAAGTGTCAAATAACTTTAATAAAATTTCTGATTCTTTAAACAAAGCTGATTTAGGAAAAACAGTTCGTAATTTAAACCAGATGTTGGCTAAAGTAGATGCTTTAATGGCTAACTTAAATTCAGGAAAAGGTACAGCCGGTAAATTATTAAATGATGAAGCATTGTATAATAATTTGACTAAAACTTCAAAAGAGCTTGAACTTTTATTACAGGACGTACGTCTTTATCCAACCCGTTACGTAAACGTTTCTCTTTTCGGAAAGAAAAATAAACCATACGTGGCACCAACAGAAGAAACAAACTCAACTGATAAAAAATAA
- a CDS encoding N-acetylmuramoyl-L-alanine amidase family protein codes for MNRINKFKVIFALSLTFLSFCAHSQSNVFKVTLDAGHGDHDFGAVYSGRIEKNIALAIVLKVGKILELNPNVNVIYTRKTDVFIDLVERANIANRANSNIFVSIHCNANKNTAADGTETYVMGLSKVASNLEAAKKENSVITLEKDYKRKYEGYDPNSPESMIGMTLMQEEYLDNSISLATKIEDNFEKLGKKLRQGGVKQAPFMVLHKAYMPRVLVETGFVSNPTEGNILNSEEGQDDIARAIAEAILSYKREYFGTGTEVPESRPIRDTTPAKPKTTTPVAVAKNGPKGTFFKVQLIASIKKTPLEPKNFKGLKNVSMVYENNIYKYFYEETSSYETAQKFLQEAKGKGYGAAFLVATKDGEKISIQDAIK; via the coding sequence ATGAATAGAATTAACAAATTTAAGGTAATATTTGCTTTATCTCTAACATTTCTGTCTTTTTGCGCTCATAGTCAGTCAAATGTATTTAAGGTTACACTTGACGCCGGACATGGAGATCATGACTTTGGAGCAGTTTACAGTGGTAGGATCGAAAAAAATATTGCTTTAGCTATTGTTTTGAAAGTAGGGAAGATTTTAGAGCTTAATCCGAATGTTAATGTAATTTATACCCGTAAAACAGATGTTTTCATAGATTTGGTTGAAAGAGCCAATATAGCAAACAGAGCAAATTCGAATATTTTTGTATCTATTCACTGTAATGCCAATAAAAATACCGCTGCAGACGGAACTGAAACTTATGTAATGGGTCTAAGTAAAGTTGCTTCTAACCTTGAGGCTGCAAAAAAAGAGAACTCCGTAATTACGTTGGAAAAAGATTATAAACGTAAATATGAAGGATATGATCCAAATTCTCCGGAATCAATGATTGGAATGACATTAATGCAGGAAGAATATTTGGATAATAGTATTTCGCTTGCAACTAAAATTGAAGATAATTTTGAAAAGTTAGGAAAAAAACTTCGCCAGGGAGGTGTTAAACAAGCTCCTTTTATGGTGCTTCATAAAGCTTATATGCCTAGAGTTTTGGTTGAGACAGGTTTTGTTTCGAATCCGACAGAAGGAAATATTTTAAATTCTGAAGAAGGACAAGACGATATAGCGAGAGCGATTGCCGAAGCTATTTTAAGTTATAAAAGAGAATACTTTGGGACAGGAACTGAAGTTCCTGAGAGTCGGCCCATAAGAGATACTACTCCTGCAAAACCGAAAACAACTACTCCGGTTGCTGTTGCGAAAAATGGACCAAAAGGAACATTTTTTAAAGTACAGCTTATTGCAAGTATAAAAAAAACACCATTGGAACCTAAAAATTTTAAGGGACTGAAAAATGTATCAATGGTATATGAAAATAATATTTATAAATATTTCTACGAAGAAACTTCCAGTTACGAAACAGCACAAAAATTCTTGCAAGAGGCTAAAGGTAAAGGATATGGCGCAGCTTTTTTAGTAGCTACCAAAGACGGAGAAAAAATCAGTATTCAGGACGCAATTAAATAA
- a CDS encoding putative LPS assembly protein LptD: protein MTCQKTRHNFTKIAFKPLHTNLFNIVLISFFLTIGCGNLYSQEIKNKKKPLPAVKQTDKETPAITDTIKLDTVKPKKTFLDGKVRYKAKDYAKIDQKKKLITLYNEAELYYKDVELKSGIIVLNYEKDEVYAGRIKDSTGVLTQYPNFKQGSNEVQPDSIRFNFKTKKALIYNSRTKQGELNIKAAVTKKENDSVYYLKSARITTATDIDHPEYYFQTRKIKFVPGKKIVTGLTNLVIADVPTPLALPYGYFPLSQEKSVSGIIVPSYNDSNTRGFSLQNGGYYFALSDNYDLTVLGDYYTNGSYAMRFESAYATRYKYRGNVNIRFENLISSERGYPDYSKQGIYNIQWSHSKDTKSNPNSSFSASVNMGSSKYFKQSINQANIGSNLNNTLSSSINYNKTFNTIPGSRISLSATHSQNTQTEDIIMTLPSLQGSIDRVYPFVGKNGVKKGFIKNINLQYNVSGKNYFKTKDSLFFKPQMFQDAQLGMQHTIPLSTNFKIFKYFSAGASTTYQETWVNKTISKAYDSSTGKVESTTTNGFDSFRTYNFSTNLGTTIYGTFNFGDDKRIQSIRHVMRPSITYAYTPSFERYYDTYAVDASGTITTEYTRFENGLFGQPGKDNSNIVGFALSNTFEAKVRDRDSTKTEPKKIMLLNNLNFSTSYNFNADGKSTFAWQPILVSGGTQFFDNKMNMNFGATLDPYALDSGNNRINMFNIDNGGSLFRLTSANVTVNYSFSNKGTGKEKNTQSQRNGGRNDDLFGTNTDLNDSRNSQFANEPEKEDVITEFFNSKIPWDMTLAYSLTYSNTTRQNQISGNSLMISINTDITPKWKGGVSTGYDFVQKGVTFTQFRFERDLLSWRMAFNWQPLGTNSNWNFFIGIKSGMLSDIKWNKRSVSNR from the coding sequence TTGACATGTCAAAAAACACGCCATAATTTTACAAAAATAGCATTTAAACCTTTGCATACAAACTTATTTAATATCGTTTTAATATCATTTTTCCTAACTATAGGTTGTGGTAATTTATATTCGCAAGAAATAAAAAACAAAAAAAAGCCTTTACCTGCTGTAAAACAAACAGATAAAGAAACTCCCGCAATTACAGACACTATAAAACTGGATACGGTAAAACCCAAAAAGACTTTTTTGGACGGAAAAGTTCGATATAAGGCAAAAGATTACGCTAAAATTGATCAGAAGAAAAAACTGATTACTTTATACAATGAGGCCGAATTATACTATAAAGATGTTGAATTAAAATCGGGGATAATTGTACTTAACTACGAAAAAGATGAAGTTTATGCAGGAAGAATTAAAGATTCTACCGGTGTTTTAACTCAATATCCTAATTTCAAACAAGGTTCTAATGAAGTACAGCCTGATTCTATTCGCTTTAACTTCAAAACAAAAAAGGCTTTAATCTATAATTCCAGAACCAAACAGGGGGAATTAAACATAAAAGCAGCGGTTACTAAAAAAGAGAATGATTCTGTTTATTACTTAAAAAGCGCCCGTATTACAACAGCTACTGATATTGATCACCCTGAGTATTACTTTCAAACACGAAAAATAAAATTTGTTCCCGGAAAAAAGATTGTAACCGGTCTTACTAACCTTGTAATTGCAGATGTACCTACACCTCTGGCGCTACCTTACGGTTACTTTCCTTTGAGTCAGGAAAAAAGCGTTTCAGGAATCATAGTTCCAAGTTATAATGATTCGAATACAAGAGGTTTCTCCCTTCAGAACGGAGGTTATTATTTTGCTTTAAGCGACAATTACGACTTAACGGTTCTTGGAGATTATTACACTAACGGAAGTTACGCCATGCGTTTTGAATCGGCTTATGCTACAAGATACAAATACCGTGGGAATGTTAATATTCGTTTTGAAAACTTAATCAGTAGTGAACGTGGATATCCTGACTATTCTAAACAAGGAATTTACAATATTCAGTGGTCGCATTCTAAAGACACTAAATCGAATCCAAATTCCAGTTTTTCTGCATCGGTTAACATGGGTAGTAGTAAATACTTCAAACAATCTATCAACCAGGCCAATATCGGATCTAATCTGAACAATACTTTAAGTTCATCGATCAACTATAACAAAACTTTTAACACAATCCCGGGATCCCGTATTTCATTATCTGCAACCCATAGTCAGAATACACAGACCGAAGATATCATCATGACACTACCGTCTTTACAGGGAAGCATTGACCGTGTATATCCATTCGTTGGAAAAAATGGTGTAAAAAAAGGATTCATCAAAAACATCAACTTACAGTATAATGTAAGTGGTAAGAACTACTTTAAAACCAAAGATTCTTTATTTTTTAAACCGCAAATGTTTCAGGATGCGCAATTAGGAATGCAGCATACTATCCCGCTTAGTACAAACTTTAAGATTTTCAAATACTTTAGTGCGGGAGCTTCAACCACTTACCAGGAAACCTGGGTTAATAAAACGATAAGTAAAGCTTACGATTCTTCTACAGGAAAAGTAGAATCTACTACCACAAATGGTTTTGATTCGTTTAGAACCTATAACTTTAGCACCAACTTAGGTACAACTATTTACGGAACTTTCAATTTTGGTGATGACAAAAGAATTCAATCAATAAGACACGTTATGCGTCCAAGTATAACCTATGCTTATACTCCAAGTTTTGAGCGTTATTACGACACTTATGCCGTAGATGCATCCGGAACCATTACTACAGAATATACTCGTTTTGAGAACGGTCTTTTCGGGCAACCAGGAAAAGACAACTCTAACATTGTTGGTTTTGCTCTTAGCAATACTTTCGAAGCCAAAGTAAGAGACCGAGACAGCACAAAAACAGAGCCTAAAAAAATAATGCTGTTAAACAATTTAAACTTTAGCACAAGTTATAACTTCAATGCTGACGGAAAATCAACATTTGCATGGCAACCTATTCTAGTTAGTGGTGGAACACAGTTTTTTGACAATAAAATGAACATGAACTTTGGCGCCACATTAGACCCTTATGCTCTTGATAGCGGAAATAACAGAATCAACATGTTTAATATTGATAATGGCGGAAGTTTATTCAGATTAACCAGCGCAAACGTAACGGTTAACTATTCCTTTTCAAACAAGGGGACCGGCAAAGAAAAAAACACCCAAAGCCAGCGGAATGGAGGTCGAAATGATGATTTATTCGGAACCAATACTGACTTAAACGACAGCAGAAACAGTCAGTTTGCCAATGAACCGGAGAAAGAAGATGTTATTACAGAGTTTTTTAATTCTAAAATCCCATGGGATATGACATTAGCTTATTCCCTTACTTATTCCAACACAACACGACAAAATCAAATATCGGGTAACTCGCTTATGATTTCTATTAATACCGATATTACTCCTAAATGGAAAGGCGGTGTTTCTACCGGTTATGATTTTGTGCAAAAAGGAGTTACTTTTACTCAATTCCGTTTTGAAAGAGACTTGTTGAGCTGGAGAATGGCATTTAACTGGCAACCTTTAGGGACAAACTCAAACTGGAATTTCTTTATTGGAATTAAATCCGGTATGCTTAGCGATATCAAATGGAACAAACGAAGCGTTTCAAACCGATAA
- a CDS encoding RidA family protein: MKKIIFTEKAPAPIGPYNQAVLSGNTLYASGQIAINPESGELITENINDETNQVMKNIAAILEAAGMTFENVVKSTIFIMDMNNFGAINTVYGSYFNEKTAPARETVQVACLPKNVNVEISIIAVQ, from the coding sequence ATGAAAAAAATAATTTTTACCGAGAAAGCTCCGGCTCCAATCGGGCCTTACAATCAAGCCGTATTATCAGGAAACACACTTTATGCTTCCGGACAAATTGCAATCAATCCTGAGTCAGGAGAATTGATTACAGAGAACATCAACGATGAAACAAATCAGGTTATGAAAAATATTGCTGCTATTCTTGAAGCAGCAGGAATGACTTTTGAAAACGTTGTAAAATCAACTATTTTCATCATGGACATGAATAATTTTGGAGCAATTAATACCGTTTACGGATCTTATTTTAACGAAAAAACCGCTCCAGCTCGTGAAACGGTTCAAGTGGCTTGTTTGCCAAAAAATGTAAATGTTGAGATTTCTATAATTGCTGTGCAATAG
- a CDS encoding methylglyoxal synthase, whose protein sequence is MEIAIIAHDGKKADLIDFLIKNEAILHNEKIRLIGTGTTGGKAEAAGFKTQRMLSGPLGGDAQIAGRVAEGITQMVFFFKDPLSSHPHEADINMLIRVCDVHNVPLATNEATAQLLLDAIAQQL, encoded by the coding sequence ATGGAAATTGCCATTATCGCTCATGATGGGAAAAAAGCAGATTTAATTGATTTTTTAATCAAAAATGAAGCGATTTTGCACAATGAAAAGATAAGATTGATTGGTACAGGAACTACGGGAGGAAAAGCGGAAGCAGCGGGTTTTAAAACTCAAAGAATGCTTTCTGGGCCTCTTGGTGGTGATGCGCAGATTGCCGGCAGAGTAGCGGAAGGAATTACGCAAATGGTTTTCTTTTTTAAAGATCCTTTATCAAGCCATCCGCATGAGGCAGATATTAATATGCTGATTCGTGTTTGCGATGTGCATAATGTGCCGCTGGCAACCAATGAAGCAACGGCACAATTATTATTAGATGCTATTGCACAGCAATTATAG
- a CDS encoding N-acetylglucosamine kinase: MKLIVDSGSTKADWIAIDDNGKVLFTTQTLGLNPEILDGPEIVSRLNDRFDILQNKKNATHLFFYGAGCGTDRMKEYLKQVFQEYFSNAIVDVQEDTYAAVYATTPKGQEAIVSILGTGSNCSYFDGKVLHQKVQSLGYIVMDDCSGNVFGKELIRKYYFNKMPKELAVELEKEYDVDPDFIKNKLYKEPNPNAYLATYAKFLIKHKDTEFCRKIIFKGMKSFVKNYIKQFDNCKEVPVHFVGSIAFYLKDELQETFDKYELQLGNVLRRPIDGLIAYHVANQ, from the coding sequence ATGAAATTAATAGTTGACAGTGGATCTACTAAAGCCGATTGGATTGCAATTGATGATAATGGAAAAGTATTGTTCACGACACAAACTTTAGGATTGAATCCTGAAATTCTGGACGGACCGGAAATCGTTTCAAGATTGAACGACCGTTTTGATATTTTACAAAACAAAAAAAATGCTACACACTTATTCTTTTACGGAGCAGGATGTGGAACAGACAGAATGAAAGAATATTTGAAGCAAGTCTTTCAGGAGTATTTCTCTAATGCTATTGTTGACGTTCAGGAAGATACTTATGCTGCTGTTTATGCTACAACTCCAAAAGGACAGGAGGCAATTGTTTCTATTTTAGGAACAGGATCTAACTGCAGTTACTTTGATGGAAAAGTATTGCACCAAAAAGTGCAGTCATTAGGATATATCGTTATGGATGACTGTAGTGGAAACGTTTTTGGAAAAGAATTAATCAGAAAATACTATTTTAATAAAATGCCTAAAGAATTGGCTGTTGAACTTGAAAAAGAGTATGACGTTGATCCGGATTTTATTAAAAACAAATTATATAAAGAACCAAATCCAAATGCTTATTTAGCAACTTACGCTAAGTTTTTGATTAAGCACAAAGACACTGAGTTCTGCAGAAAAATTATTTTTAAAGGAATGAAATCTTTCGTTAAGAATTACATTAAACAATTCGATAACTGTAAAGAAGTTCCGGTACATTTTGTAGGTTCTATTGCTTTCTATTTGAAAGATGAATTACAAGAGACTTTTGATAAATATGAACTTCAATTAGGTAATGTTTTAAGAAGACCTATTGATGGATTAATTGCTTACCATGTCGCTAATCAATAG
- the gap gene encoding type I glyceraldehyde-3-phosphate dehydrogenase, whose amino-acid sequence MSKVKLGINGFGRIGRIVFRESFNRDNVEVVAINDLLDVDHLAYLLKYDSVHGRFDGTVEVKEGKLYVNGRNIRITAERNPADLKWNEVDVDVVAECTGIFTTIETASEHLKGGAKKVIISAPSADAPMFVMGVNHETAKASDLVVSNASCTTNCLAPLAKVINDNFGIVEGLMTTVHATTSTQMTADGPSRKDWRGGRAAAINIIPSSTGAAKAVGKVIPDLNGKLTGMAFRVPTADVSTVDLTVKLAKETSYEEIMAVLKKASENELKGILGYTEDAVVSQDFISDKRTSIVDATAGIGLNSTFFKLVSWYDNEYGYSSKLIDLSVHIAGLK is encoded by the coding sequence ATGTCAAAAGTAAAATTAGGAATAAACGGATTTGGACGTATCGGAAGAATCGTTTTTAGAGAGTCTTTCAACAGAGATAACGTAGAAGTTGTTGCAATCAATGACTTATTAGATGTAGATCACTTAGCTTATTTATTAAAATATGATTCAGTTCACGGTCGTTTCGACGGAACTGTTGAAGTTAAAGAAGGAAAATTATATGTAAACGGAAGAAATATCCGTATCACTGCAGAAAGAAATCCTGCTGACTTAAAATGGAATGAAGTTGATGTAGATGTTGTTGCTGAATGTACTGGTATCTTCACAACTATCGAAACTGCAAGCGAGCACTTAAAAGGTGGAGCTAAAAAAGTAATCATTTCTGCTCCTTCTGCTGATGCTCCAATGTTTGTAATGGGAGTAAACCACGAAACTGCAAAAGCTTCTGATTTAGTTGTTTCTAACGCTTCTTGTACTACAAACTGTTTAGCTCCTTTAGCTAAAGTAATCAATGATAACTTCGGAATTGTTGAAGGTTTAATGACTACAGTTCACGCTACGACTTCAACTCAAATGACTGCTGACGGACCTTCAAGAAAAGACTGGAGAGGTGGACGTGCTGCTGCAATCAATATCATTCCTTCTTCAACAGGTGCTGCTAAAGCGGTTGGAAAAGTTATTCCGGACTTAAATGGAAAATTAACAGGTATGGCTTTCCGTGTTCCTACAGCTGACGTTTCTACAGTAGATTTAACTGTGAAATTAGCTAAAGAAACTTCTTACGAGGAAATTATGGCTGTTTTGAAAAAAGCTTCTGAAAACGAATTAAAAGGTATCTTAGGATATACTGAAGATGCAGTTGTTTCTCAAGACTTTATTTCTGATAAAAGAACTTCAATCGTTGATGCTACTGCAGGAATTGGATTGAACTCTACTTTCTTCAAATTAGTATCTTGGTACGATAATGAGTACGGATACTCAAGCAAATTAATTGATTTATCTGTACATATTGCAGGTTTAAAATAA
- the pfkA gene encoding 6-phosphofructokinase: MSKTIKKVGVLTSGGDSPGMNAAIRSVVRTCAYHNIECVGIYRGYQGMIEGDFKEMGPRSVNNIVNKGGTILKSARSVDFRTPEGRKKAHENLLKAGIDALVVIGGDGSFTGGLIFNSEYNFPVIGIPGTIDNDIYGTSFTLGYDTALNTVVDCIDKIRDTASSHNRLFFVEVMGRDAGHIALNAGIGAGAEEILIPEEDLGLDRLLDSLQKSKASGKSSSIVVIAEGDKIGKNVFELKDYVEANLPEYDVRVSVLGHMQRGGSPSCFDRVLASRLGVKAVESLLEGKSNYMVGLKEDKVILTPLEQAIKGKSEIDRELLRVSDIMST; the protein is encoded by the coding sequence ATGTCAAAAACAATAAAAAAAGTAGGTGTTCTTACCTCAGGAGGAGACTCACCAGGAATGAATGCTGCAATACGATCAGTTGTTCGAACATGTGCTTATCATAATATAGAATGCGTAGGGATTTATAGAGGGTATCAAGGAATGATCGAAGGTGATTTTAAAGAAATGGGCCCTCGAAGCGTAAATAATATTGTAAATAAAGGAGGAACGATTTTAAAATCGGCTCGTTCTGTTGACTTTAGAACACCGGAAGGTAGAAAAAAAGCCCACGAAAACCTTTTGAAAGCTGGAATTGATGCTTTGGTTGTAATTGGTGGAGACGGAAGTTTTACTGGAGGTTTAATCTTCAACTCAGAATACAATTTTCCTGTAATAGGAATTCCCGGTACAATCGATAATGATATCTATGGTACAAGTTTTACACTTGGTTATGATACTGCTTTAAATACTGTTGTTGACTGTATTGATAAAATTAGAGATACTGCAAGTTCACATAACCGTTTGTTCTTTGTAGAGGTTATGGGTAGAGATGCAGGTCACATTGCACTTAATGCCGGAATCGGTGCAGGTGCTGAAGAAATTCTTATTCCTGAAGAAGATCTTGGTTTAGATCGTCTTTTAGATTCACTACAAAAGAGTAAAGCATCAGGAAAATCATCTAGTATCGTGGTTATTGCAGAAGGAGATAAAATTGGTAAAAACGTATTCGAATTAAAAGATTATGTTGAAGCTAATTTACCGGAGTACGATGTTAGAGTATCTGTTTTAGGACATATGCAGCGTGGTGGTTCACCATCTTGTTTTGACCGTGTTTTAGCAAGCCGTTTAGGTGTAAAAGCTGTAGAATCATTATTAGAAGGAAAATCTAATTATATGGTTGGTCTTAAAGAAGATAAAGTGATTTTAACGCCACTTGAACAAGCTATTAAAGGAAAATCAGAAATTGATAGAGAGTTATTAAGAGTGTCAGACATTATGTCTACATAA